TCATGACGAAATACACTAGTGTCATACTGACGTGCGTCACTTTGCAGCACATCGGAATCGTATTTGTCCGCATCAAAGTGCCTGAGGACATCGACCAGCGACTCGATCGCCTGCTCCGCGAACAGCTCGCCTGTCCTCCCCGGTATCACAGTATCCAGCGCGCCGCCTCCGGCAAACGCGATCACCGGCCGGCCAGAAGCTTGCGCCTGTACAGGCGTAATGCCGAAGTCCTCAAGGCCGGGAAACAGGAAAGCCTTACATCCCGCCATCAGCCCTGGCAGATCCTCGTCCGGCACATAGCCCAGGAACTCGATGGTCGGTCCTGCCAGCGCGCGGAGCCGGTCAATATCGCGTCCCTTTCCTCCTACCTTAAGCGGCAATCCGAGGAGCGTACACGCCTGCACCGCCAGGTCAATACGCTTGTACGGAATGAGGCGCGAAACGACCAGGAAATATTCGCCAATCGAATCGGTGCGCGCAGCAGCAAAACGGGCAGTGTCAACCGGCGGATAGATCACAACCGAGTCGCGGTCATAGAACTGTTTGATACGTGACTGGATTTCGGTCGAAATCGCAACGAACTTGTGAACACGCTGTGCTGCCGCATAGTCCCAGCGGCGCAGCACGGAAATCAATGGGCGCAGGGCTGCCGCAGCCGCCGCACCCATCCCCTCACGGGAAATGTACGACTCCAACTGCCACACGTAGCGCGTCGGCGCCAGACAGTAACAGATGTGCAGGGCATTGGCGGGCAGTTTCAACCCGTGACAAAAGCCTGATTTGTTGGTCAGGACCACATCCGTCTCCGGGACCCGGAAACTGCCCCAGGCCAGGGGATAGAACGGAAGATAGCGTTGGTGCTTCTGGTGAATTCCCGGCAGGCGGTCGATCCAGAGCGTCGTGATGTCCAGCGTCGAAAACGCTTCCGGCAGCTGGTCCGGCGCGAAGATACTGGTATAGATCGGGCTTTCGGGATACAGGTGCGCCAACTCCAGCAGCACATCCT
Above is a window of Candidatus Flexicrinis proximus DNA encoding:
- a CDS encoding glycosyltransferase encodes the protein MKIALVHDWLNQMGGAEDVLLELAHLYPESPIYTSIFAPDQLPEAFSTLDITTLWIDRLPGIHQKHQRYLPFYPLAWGSFRVPETDVVLTNKSGFCHGLKLPANALHICYCLAPTRYVWQLESYISREGMGAAAAAALRPLISVLRRWDYAAAQRVHKFVAISTEIQSRIKQFYDRDSVVIYPPVDTARFAAARTDSIGEYFLVVSRLIPYKRIDLAVQACTLLGLPLKVGGKGRDIDRLRALAGPTIEFLGYVPDEDLPGLMAGCKAFLFPGLEDFGITPVQAQASGRPVIAFAGGGALDTVIPGRTGELFAEQAIESLVDVLRHFDADKYDSDVLQSDARQYDTSVFRHELGQFVTDSWNLHRTGTYNLPKPNHAP